The Tigriopus californicus strain San Diego chromosome 10, Tcal_SD_v2.1, whole genome shotgun sequence region TGGTTTGGTTTAGTGTTGGAATGTCAGACGAAAAGTAAAAGAAGGATCTCTCGTTCACGAAATTCCGAAATCCTCTCCAAAATCCGACCCCATCCAAGTTCTGAACTCCTTCCGGGAATTGACTGGCAATCGGATGGCATCATCGCTTCAGTCTCGATCAGATGGACATAAATACCCATAATTAGGCAAATAGACGAGCTTCATTGGATAGAGATTATGTTTGGTCTTGGCCAGAATTTAAGTGAGAGCGCTTTCTCCAAAGCCACGATCGAGCTGTGTGGAGTCGTCGTCTCTGGCACATATACGGGATCCAACCATGCTGGATTGCTAGTGATAGCAGGAGGctaaccaccaccatcactaccactaccactaccaccatcgtcatcatctttttcctcttcttcttccactaGCACCACCATCCTTAAGACTGCCGTGAACGCGGTGTCTTGAACCAGGACTTTGGCACGGAGTGAAAGAGGGAGCTCCATTCCAATGGTTGGACAGAAGAACGTATATGTATTCCACTCTTACTTATCCACGCACGCTCTTACTATACTTGGAGCTTCCATCTGGCAGTACATGTCCGTCTAGGAGTATTAGCAAGCAGGCCCACATTGGAATCTGCTGCCGAGACAAGAACCTGAGGGATCAATGTGGCGAGGTGTACTGGATTGAATATCCCAAATATGTGCCCAATGGCATCCCTCTGAAGATGTGTTCCAACTCTCCGTGGGAACCATCCCGCCCAACTGAGCTTTTAAAAACTCACGAGAAAGTGCCTTGTGATTGCGTATCAAATCAACAACAAGACCCAGAGAACCAGCGAGGATCGAGCAAGTGAGTGAGTCCTCCTCCTGTCACTGACGGTCGGTCGGTGGTTCGtgcgtccgtccgtccgtccgtccttCCATCCGCTTCTTCATAGAGTGATCCCGGATGCAAAGTGAACCGGTGTTATGACGGTGGAAAGGAGCAGCAAGAGCTGTTTTGGGCTTCATCATGGACTTTGGGTGACCTTGTCGGGTGTTTGGAAATAGATTGATGGCAAAACAAGCCATGTTCCCGTGATCGCGAATAATCAAAAATACCAAACGAACGAAATCAAGCCAGCATGGATTcacggcgacgacgacgacgactcgTGTGACCTGGCTGGCAGACCCTACTACGGTATGTGAACCCAAAGCCTTCGAGGGATCGAATCAAAGGCTCACAATGCAAAccatcgcctcgaatggtcATCAACTTGGTTCGCTGACCTCGCCTACTTCACTCAACAATAACGGCGCTCCCCTCAATTTGGAACACTACAAGTTTGTGCGGAATATTCTGCCCAATGTTCCACACTGCATCGAATCACTCCACTTCAATGATCTCAACACGTGGGATTGTGCCTTGAGTGTTAGCTTGCGGACAGAGTCGGATTGCTTGAAATGGCTGGCGGAATTTCAGGATAACACGCGAACCGACTGGAAAGTCGATAGCAATCTAGCCCTCTCGTCGGGTTCGGGGGGATCCAAGGAACAAAAGGTGCAATGGGGTATGGTCTATCGGTGTTGTCCGGTGGGAGTGAGTCCTAAGCTGTGCACTGCCAAATTAGAAATGAAAGTCGTGGCTCACCCGCCCAATGAGAAGGTCTCTTCCAAACACAAACAATACCCGTGCTCGGTGACCATTTCATTTGCCCACAACCATGAAGTGACGCCCtccaataataatgatgatgatgatgaacatgCCTCAATCAGTGCGGCAATACAAGCCGAACCCTTGCTCAATGATGATTCGTACAAAATGCACACCAGCCCTAATTTAAAAGATGATTTTGAGAGCTTCTTCCTGCCTCAAAGCAGTGCCCCCGTGATCGCCACTCCCACCACTGACAATGTGACTCAGACGGGTGGGATGCCCCCAAGTAGCCTCAATCTAAGTGCAATCCAAATTCAGCCTCATGGAGCGCCCAATCCCGGTGGTCAGCTCGTCATCCTACCCGAGCAAGTGTCCCAAAGTAGGTTTACCAGTGAAGTGTTCGATCTGGCGGATGTGAGCAATAAACTCGACGAAGTTCTCGCCTACCTCAAGGCCATGCTCAAGAAACCTAGCGGAACGGCCATTGCCGCAGTGAAGCAGTTTTCCGATAGCTTCGAGAGGCTCAAGCACAACGACGACGCAATGGAAACGGCCCTCTGTCAATTTGGAGCCGACACTCACATCCAGTCTTCTCCCGCCGTGACGTTCAATAACCCTCCTCAGTCAGCTCCGCCTACCATCCCTCAATGGAGCATGAGTGTGCCCACCGTGGAACAGAATGGCGTGTCCACCCCCGCTCCCATTCAAGACGAGGCCCTGTCGGCTGAAGCGATGAAAGCcctcaagaaattgaagaaaaaacggAAGAAGGGCATCCCCGATGTTCTCCCCGGACAAGTCGATCCGATCACGGGCAAGCGGAAAAAACGCTCTCGCTGTGGCACGTGTCAAGGATGCATCAATCGGGACAAGACCCAGGATTGTCGGGTGTGTCGAAATTGCTTGGATCAAAAACGATACGGGGGCCCGGGTAGGCTGAAAAAAGCCTGTGTCAAGCGATCC contains the following coding sequences:
- the LOC131889622 gene encoding uncharacterized protein LOC131889622 — its product is MQTIASNGHQLGSLTSPTSLNNNGAPLNLEHYKFVRNILPNVPHCIESLHFNDLNTWDCALSVSLRTESDCLKWLAEFQDNTRTDWKVDSNLALSSGSGGSKEQKVQWGMVYRCCPVGVSPKLCTAKLEMKVVAHPPNEKVSSKHKQYPCSVTISFAHNHEVTPSNNNDDDDEHASISAAIQAEPLLNDDSYKMHTSPNLKDDFESFFLPQSSAPVIATPTTDNVTQTGGMPPSSLNLSAIQIQPHGAPNPGGQLVILPEQVSQSRFTSEVFDLADVSNKLDEVLAYLKAMLKKPSGTAIAAVKQFSDSFERLKHNDDAMETALCQFGADTHIQSSPAVTFNNPPQSAPPTIPQWSMSVPTVEQNGVSTPAPIQDEALSAEAMKALKKLKKKRKKGIPDVLPGQVDPITGKRKKRSRCGTCQGCINRDKTQDCRVCRNCLDQKRYGGPGRLKKACVKRSCVIMATSEGQAPLPQQTQPQTQNASNPPHIPNIVSSIGGPTNIALPLHPVPVSETQPIATIQLPQQPITLQPIDTLASTGMTTSVSEGSTTVLSWPNLSQFTPTFQVQQPVHFTYQPQSSIANFVSSAESISTPSDGHVQFSTSATSLMSCNSTSLHLDTITAEAAKQHGIT